A part of Clostridium novyi genomic DNA contains:
- a CDS encoding Cof-type HAD-IIB family hydrolase: MTYKLICLDMDGTLLNNNKKISDRTKKSIKEAHKKGVKIAISTGRIFTSAKYYAHILGISAPIIASNGAYIREKDKNEIIYKSILSKDQCIDIINITKKYDFNFYLNTCDTIISSKPYPKGYTYLEMSSELPEDMKIKLEVNTNLEEEVFKKNGEIIKAICISNDSEILEKARQEILNLKSLEVVSSLGDNFEIMNKGVSKGKGVQKLAEFYGLTSDEVICMGDGENDLSMIEYAGLGIAMGNAPDFIKEKANYITDTNDNDGVAKAIEKFVLLD, translated from the coding sequence ATGACATATAAGCTTATATGTTTAGATATGGACGGAACATTATTAAATAATAATAAAAAAATAAGTGATAGAACTAAAAAATCCATAAAAGAGGCGCATAAAAAAGGAGTTAAAATAGCTATATCAACTGGAAGAATTTTTACTTCAGCAAAATATTATGCTCATATATTAGGAATATCAGCTCCAATTATTGCATCTAATGGTGCATATATAAGAGAAAAAGATAAAAATGAAATTATATATAAATCTATATTATCTAAAGATCAGTGTATAGACATTATAAATATAACAAAAAAATATGATTTTAATTTTTATCTTAATACATGTGATACAATAATATCTTCAAAACCATATCCTAAAGGATATACTTATCTTGAAATGTCTAGTGAACTTCCAGAAGATATGAAAATAAAATTAGAGGTTAATACTAACTTAGAGGAAGAAGTATTTAAAAAAAATGGAGAAATTATAAAAGCCATATGTATTAGTAATGATAGTGAAATTCTAGAAAAAGCAAGACAAGAAATATTAAATTTAAAAAGTTTAGAAGTAGTAAGTTCTCTTGGAGATAATTTTGAAATAATGAATAAAGGAGTTTCAAAAGGAAAAGGAGTTCAGAAATTAGCGGAATTTTATGGTTTAACAAGTGATGAAGTAATATGCATGGGTGATGGAGAAAATGATTTATCTATGATAGAATATGCAGGTCTTGGAATAGCTATGGGAAATGCCCCGGATTTTATAAAAGAAAAAGCAAATTATATTACAGATACCAATGATAATGATGGAGTTGCAAAAGCTATAGAAAAATTTGTACTTTTAGATTAA
- a CDS encoding VanW family protein, whose translation MVRKKRSADNIKSNKKLVNIAIVLILVIVSAVISYIHFTVKKFNNHILPGVMVEDVNLSGNTKDEAVKILTQKYSNAMLNKKVNIKVKDRNYFINYSDLNAKYNINDTVDHAMSYGKDLNMFSKYKIIKGKKIQKYNLELSYNIKPIEKIINKIAKEVDVKPVDARLNFNGGSFTITPDKKGLEVEKDKLKKEILASLNDKKQDVIVIEAPVKVTASKVTGEVLKSVNAMLGSHSTNYASSTEQRANNVAVATRSINGKVVMPGEIFSFNEVVGERTKERGYQQAGVIVNQKIESGFGGGVCQVSSTLYNALLKSNIKITERVHHTFPSNYVPIGLDATVDWGNIDLKFKNTFKYPIYIEGYTAGREVGFNIYSNSELSKTKCQLVSEVYSKIEPKVQYINDSNLPSGETVEVRKPHTGFRVRVYRNIYTNGKFVSKELVSTDYYVPVNGIIKRGTR comes from the coding sequence ATGGTAAGAAAAAAGAGAAGTGCAGATAATATAAAAAGTAATAAAAAATTAGTTAATATAGCTATTGTATTAATTTTAGTTATAGTTTCTGCCGTTATAAGTTATATACATTTTACTGTAAAGAAATTTAATAATCATATTTTGCCAGGAGTTATGGTGGAAGATGTAAATTTATCAGGAAATACTAAAGATGAAGCTGTAAAAATTTTGACACAAAAATACTCTAATGCAATGTTGAATAAAAAAGTAAATATTAAAGTTAAAGATAGGAATTATTTTATAAATTATTCAGATTTAAATGCAAAATACAATATCAATGATACTGTAGATCATGCAATGAGTTATGGAAAAGATTTAAATATGTTTTCAAAATATAAAATAATTAAAGGTAAAAAAATACAAAAGTATAATCTTGAATTATCTTATAATATCAAACCTATTGAAAAGATTATAAATAAAATTGCAAAAGAGGTAGATGTTAAACCTGTTGATGCAAGACTTAATTTTAATGGAGGAAGTTTTACAATAACACCTGATAAAAAAGGATTAGAGGTAGAAAAGGATAAATTAAAAAAGGAAATCTTAGCTAGTCTAAATGATAAAAAACAAGATGTTATAGTTATAGAAGCTCCTGTTAAAGTTACTGCGTCAAAAGTTACTGGGGAAGTTTTAAAATCTGTAAATGCAATGCTTGGATCACATTCAACAAACTATGCATCATCTACTGAGCAAAGAGCTAATAATGTAGCTGTGGCTACAAGAAGTATTAATGGAAAAGTTGTAATGCCAGGAGAAATATTTAGTTTTAATGAAGTAGTTGGAGAAAGAACTAAAGAAAGAGGATATCAACAGGCTGGTGTAATAGTAAATCAAAAAATAGAATCAGGTTTTGGTGGAGGTGTATGTCAGGTTTCCTCAACACTTTATAATGCACTTTTAAAATCAAACATAAAAATCACAGAAAGAGTACATCATACATTCCCTTCTAATTATGTACCTATAGGATTAGATGCAACTGTTGATTGGGGAAATATTGATTTAAAATTTAAAAATACTTTTAAATATCCTATATATATTGAAGGTTATACAGCTGGAAGAGAAGTTGGATTTAATATATATTCAAATTCAGAGTTATCTAAAACAAAGTGTCAGTTAGTATCAGAAGTATATAGTAAAATAGAACCAAAAGTACAATATATAAATGATTCTAATCTACCATCAGGAGAAACAGTTGAAGTAAGAAAACCTCATACAGGTTTTAGAGTTAGAGTTTATAGAAATATATATACAAATGGAAAATTTGTATCAAAAGAGTTAGTTTCAACAGATTATTATGTTCCTGTAAATGGAATTATAAAAAGAGGAACTAGATAA
- a CDS encoding M42 family metallopeptidase: MIYNIKTLINHMENLLDIPSPTGYTEKAIYYIKNQLDIIKVPYKETTKGALIVTLKGNNDSYQRTFSAHIDTLGAMVKEIKSNGNLSLTLIGGFMCNSVEGENCTIFTLENKKYSGTIQTIKPSVHISGDDARNLKRSEENMEVILDEKVFSKEDVLNLGINVGDFIAFDPRTTITKNGFIKSRHLDDKASAAILLYTINHIIDSNMSLPYTTNFFFSNYEEVGHGASACIPNNTKEFISVDMGAPGLNQNSSEYSVCICAKDSSGPYDYNLRKKLINLCEKNNINYKIDIYPHYGSDASAALRAGWDLKTALIGPGVFASHAYERTHIDSIISTLNLVLQYCLSK; encoded by the coding sequence ATGATTTACAATATAAAAACTTTAATAAACCATATGGAAAATTTACTTGACATTCCTAGTCCCACCGGATATACAGAAAAAGCAATCTATTATATAAAAAATCAACTAGATATAATAAAAGTTCCTTATAAAGAAACCACCAAAGGTGCCCTAATAGTTACTCTTAAAGGTAATAATGATAGCTATCAAAGAACATTTTCAGCTCACATTGATACTCTTGGTGCTATGGTAAAAGAAATAAAATCTAACGGAAATCTTAGCTTAACTTTAATTGGTGGATTTATGTGTAATTCAGTAGAAGGAGAAAATTGTACTATTTTTACATTAGAAAACAAAAAATATTCCGGAACTATACAAACTATAAAACCATCTGTTCATATTAGTGGAGATGATGCTCGTAATTTAAAAAGAAGTGAAGAAAATATGGAAGTTATTTTAGACGAAAAAGTTTTTTCTAAAGAGGATGTCTTAAACTTAGGAATTAATGTAGGGGACTTTATAGCCTTTGATCCAAGAACTACAATTACAAAAAATGGCTTTATAAAAAGCAGACACCTTGACGATAAGGCAAGTGCAGCAATTCTTTTATATACTATAAACCATATTATAGATAGCAATATGAGTTTGCCATATACAACTAATTTCTTTTTTAGTAACTATGAAGAAGTAGGACATGGAGCATCTGCATGCATACCAAATAACACTAAAGAATTTATTTCAGTGGATATGGGCGCTCCTGGATTAAATCAAAATTCTTCTGAATATAGCGTATGCATATGTGCCAAGGATTCATCAGGTCCTTATGACTATAACCTTAGAAAAAAATTAATAAACTTATGTGAAAAAAATAATATAAATTACAAAATAGATATATACCCTCACTATGGCTCTGATGCTTCCGCTGCTCTTAGAGCTGGATGGGATCTTAAAACTGCATTAATTGGACCTGGTGTTTTTGCATCTCATGCTTACGAAAGAACACATATAGATTCTATTATATCTACATTAAACTTAGTATTACAGTACTGTTTATCTAAATAA
- the nth gene encoding endonuclease III, whose amino-acid sequence MKKHDIEKVIEVLEHNYRGAKCALNFKTPYELLIATMLSAQCTDERVNIVTGELFKEYNSPEKMITLTQEELGEKIKSCGLYKNKSKNILAASYEILNKYNGNIPDNMEQLIQLPGIGRKTANVVLSNAFGIPAIAVDTHVFRVSNRIGIAKGKNVEVVENELMKNIPKEKWSDTHHYLIWHGRKICKARKPQCEICPVAPYCEYVSL is encoded by the coding sequence ATGAAAAAACATGACATAGAAAAAGTAATAGAAGTATTGGAACATAATTACAGAGGAGCTAAATGTGCATTAAATTTCAAAACGCCATATGAATTATTAATAGCTACTATGTTATCAGCACAATGTACTGATGAAAGAGTAAATATTGTAACTGGAGAATTGTTTAAAGAGTATAATTCACCAGAAAAGATGATCACATTAACTCAAGAAGAGTTAGGGGAAAAAATAAAAAGTTGTGGATTATATAAAAATAAAAGCAAAAATATATTAGCAGCTTCTTATGAAATTTTAAATAAATATAATGGAAATATTCCAGACAACATGGAACAATTAATTCAATTGCCAGGTATAGGAAGGAAAACAGCCAATGTAGTTCTTTCAAATGCTTTTGGAATACCAGCCATTGCTGTAGATACTCATGTATTTAGAGTGTCTAATAGAATAGGTATAGCAAAAGGTAAAAATGTAGAAGTAGTTGAAAATGAACTGATGAAAAATATACCTAAAGAAAAGTGGAGTGATACACATCATTACTTAATATGGCATGGAAGAAAAATATGCAAAGCTAGAAAGCCACAGTGTGAAATTTGTCCAGTTGCACCATATTGTGAATACGTTTCCTTATAA